CGTAATTGCGGGCTACCAGCGATTTTACGAGGTGATGAATGTCCTCCCGGCCGGCGTTGGCTAAAAAGCCGAGGCGGCCGAAGTTTACGCCCAGTACGGGAATATCTTTATCACGCACGAAGGTAACCGTGTCCAGCAGGGTGCCGTCGCCGCCCAAACTGATCAGGAATTCTATTTTAGCGGTGAGCCCGGCGCCGTCGGAAAAGGTTTCCACGTGGCGGTTGAGTTGCACATGTTGGTGCAACTCTTTGTAGAAAGGCTCATAAATGACAGGCGTAATCTCCTGACGCAGCAATTCATCCAGCAAAAGCCTGATGTCGTCTATGTCGTCTTCATTAAATCCCCTGCTGTAAATAGCAATTTGCATGCGCTGAAATAGTTGACGTTAACGGTTACATGTCCAACTTAGCGTGTAAAAATAGTCCTTTTTCGCCTAACTGGTTAAGGCTGTATTCGAACCGGATCGCCGTATCGTAGAAAGACACGATCTCCAGCCCCACTCCGCCGCTGTATAACATGCGGTTGTTCAAAAAGCCGTCGCCGGGGTACTTACTGTAGGTATAACCCGCATCGACATACGTTTTTGCGAAGATGCGCAGCGGCACCTGGCTAAACTTACGCGGCACCAGGGGCACCCGGAAGCTTGTATTGAGCAGCTGCTGCCGCAAAGTGGATTTAAAGATCGCAAAACTGGTGCCGTCTACCACATAGTATTCGTATCCCCTTAAATAATCATCGCCATAGCCCATGGCCTTTTGCGCCACATAAGGCTGCTCGTCCGACAACTTTGCCTGCGCCCGTATACCCAATGCACCAAAGGTTTTAGGCGCCAGCTGCCAGTACCTCGCACCGCGAAACCGTATGCGCACGTTATTGATATCGTCCAGGGGCGCGATGCCCGTCTTCTCTAATTCCGCCTGTACCGACACACCTTTCAACGGGAACTGCCAGCTGTCGGCCTTCACGTACGAAACGCGGTACAACAGGTTGAGGTAGCGGGCGCGGGTGCGGCCACCTCCGTAGTATTGCGGGTTACGAATAGCTACCGAATCGTGCACACTATCGTCGTTATACGTGAGGAATGCCTGGTGGCGGGTATTGATCGCCCGGCGGTAGGTATAACTGACGCCGGCCGAAAAGTTGCGGCGCAGAAATTCATCGCGGGTGTAGAAGTGTTGTTTGTTCAACGCGGTACTGTCGTTTACCTCCCGGTTACGGCTATAGGAAAATGAAAATCCAATGCCGTGACGATAACGCTTATCCACATAAGGCAGATCGTACGACAACACGACGCGTTGCGTGTAACCGGCCTGTATGTCCGCTTTGATTTCGTCGTTACGACCGGTCAGGTTATCCTTTAACACCTTAACGCCGAGGTTTACACGATCGATGCTGCCCTTTTGTTCTACCAGCCACTGGTTGAAGTTACGGTCGGCCAGCTTAAAGATGGGAAAGGCAAAGGTGTACCAGCGCTCCCACACTTCAAATTCGATGTCAGCTTCGTTACCTGTCCAGTTTTTTACGTTGGAGGTAACGTTGAGGAACAGGGAAGTATTAAGCAACTGTTTACGTCTTGTTTCGAGGGTGGCGGATAATTCTTTTAGTTTGATCGTGTCGCCCGGTACGGTACCAAGCTCGCGTAAGATAACGGAGGTGCGTGTTTTTTTGTTACCGGTGATAATGATGTGGCGGATAACGATGTATCCTTCATCGCTCACTACCTGCATGGGTTGTACGGCTTGCGCTTTACAGGGCAGTACAGCCGCCGTGTACAGGCAGAGCAGGAGAATGTGAAGGTATTTGTACATGCTTAATACTGGCGACTACATGCTCAGGTAGGTCATGAGCAGTTCGTAATTTTTCTTCACCAGGTCTTCTTCCAGCTCTTCGCTGAAAGTGTATTTGATAATATAGTTGAAGCGCTCGAAAGTAGCCACTAATCCCTGTAAGTCCTGCCGGTTGGTTTTAAGCAGCACTTCCAGTTTACCGGTAGCGGGATTGGTGATAATGTTAACTGCCAGTAATGTAACGTCGTTAGACTCCGCGATGCGGGCGATTTCGGAAAGGCTGTAGTCGCGCGGACCAACTTCCAGCACCACGAGGCCGCCGGGTTCCTTTACACCGTTGTACATGGCCAGTACGGCCAGCAGATTATCTTTTGTAATAACGCCCAGGTATTCATTGTCGCGGGTAACGACCGGCA
This genomic interval from Chitinophaga horti contains the following:
- a CDS encoding BamA/TamA family outer membrane protein, producing MYKYLHILLLCLYTAAVLPCKAQAVQPMQVVSDEGYIVIRHIIITGNKKTRTSVILRELGTVPGDTIKLKELSATLETRRKQLLNTSLFLNVTSNVKNWTGNEADIEFEVWERWYTFAFPIFKLADRNFNQWLVEQKGSIDRVNLGVKVLKDNLTGRNDEIKADIQAGYTQRVVLSYDLPYVDKRYRHGIGFSFSYSRNREVNDSTALNKQHFYTRDEFLRRNFSAGVSYTYRRAINTRHQAFLTYNDDSVHDSVAIRNPQYYGGGRTRARYLNLLYRVSYVKADSWQFPLKGVSVQAELEKTGIAPLDDINNVRIRFRGARYWQLAPKTFGALGIRAQAKLSDEQPYVAQKAMGYGDDYLRGYEYYVVDGTSFAIFKSTLRQQLLNTSFRVPLVPRKFSQVPLRIFAKTYVDAGYTYSKYPGDGFLNNRMLYSGGVGLEIVSFYDTAIRFEYSLNQLGEKGLFLHAKLDM
- a CDS encoding CBS domain-containing protein, giving the protein MLAQELISSVIPVLHPMDTGAKALRLMNEYHLTQLPMVTDAKYVGLVEEDDIMDWEDPDLLLEAAQVAQFKPAVMEGAHFYEALKLFYDFKLSALPVVTRDNEYLGVITKDNLLAVLAMYNGVKEPGGLVVLEVGPRDYSLSEIARIAESNDVTLLAVNIITNPATGKLEVLLKTNRQDLQGLVATFERFNYIIKYTFSEELEEDLVKKNYELLMTYLSM